The Stappia sp. genome window below encodes:
- a CDS encoding helix-turn-helix domain-containing protein codes for MPDSEYQDIRSLDLFSQMADENFKALMRGAYVQNFPEQIELITEGEPSDFLHVVISGSVDLFSAWNGRDTSMATVRPISTFILAATIKDAPYLMSARTLEKSRIALIPSQDVRAIFDADGSFARAIVTELAQCYRSVIKSQKDLKLRTSLERLANYLLRQQKYSGGGAVFELDFEKRRLASVLGMTPENLSRAFKGLQPYGVLVNGTRITINNQSDLERFAKPNPLIDDFSS; via the coding sequence ATGCCCGATTCAGAGTACCAGGACATTCGAAGCCTCGATCTCTTTTCGCAGATGGCGGATGAGAATTTCAAAGCCCTGATGCGTGGCGCCTATGTGCAGAATTTCCCCGAACAGATCGAACTGATCACCGAAGGGGAGCCGAGCGACTTTCTTCACGTCGTCATTTCCGGCTCCGTCGATCTCTTTTCGGCCTGGAATGGCCGCGATACCAGCATGGCGACGGTCCGTCCGATTTCGACCTTCATCCTTGCCGCGACCATCAAGGACGCGCCCTATCTGATGTCGGCGCGCACGCTCGAGAAAAGCCGCATCGCGCTGATCCCCAGTCAGGACGTGCGCGCGATCTTCGACGCCGACGGCAGCTTCGCCCGTGCGATCGTCACCGAGCTGGCGCAATGTTATCGCTCCGTCATCAAGTCCCAGAAGGATCTCAAGCTCAGAACCTCGCTCGAGCGGCTCGCCAACTATCTGCTCAGGCAACAGAAGTATTCGGGCGGAGGGGCCGTGTTCGAGCTTGATTTCGAAAAGCGTCGGCTTGCGTCCGTGCTGGGGATGACGCCGGAAAACCTGAGCCGCGCCTTCAAGGGCCTTCAGCCCTATGGCGTTCTCGTCAACGGCACCCGCATCACGATCAACAACCAGTCGGATCTGGAACGCTTCGCCAAACCGAACCCCTTGATCGATGACTTCTCAAGCTGA